A genomic region of bacterium contains the following coding sequences:
- a CDS encoding ATP-binding protein, which produces MLFVDCIDNQHHINYGFTMIRREIEDTVRRYAREYPVVTITGPRQSGKTTLCKMVFPEMPYASLEDPEEREFALNDPRGFLVRFPDGAVLDEIQRAPDLLSYIQGIVDERQRPGHFVVTGSQNFELLQTVSQSLAGRTAIARLLPFSLAEIRKLRPAPLSMDEAIYSGSYPRIFDRKLDPREALAFYFATYVERDLRQLINVRDLSGFEIFMKLCAARCGQLVNLSSLGNDCGVAHNTVKQWLSILEASYIIKLLPPYYRNLGKRLVKTPKMYFIDTGLASYLLGIQKVDHVSAHHLKGALFENLVLSELIKSRFNRGRDDNLYFLRDRKGKEVDILLDYGTSLDLVEVKAGQTISGSFFSGIEYYRRIYAETRNCLLVYGGAKAHVQEGVSVIPWKGLPDLDIETHTPSSDVSFSGEPSRT; this is translated from the coding sequence GTGCTATTTGTAGATTGTATTGACAATCAGCACCACATCAATTATGGTTTCACCATGATCCGCAGGGAGATCGAGGATACCGTAAGACGGTACGCCAGGGAGTACCCGGTGGTGACCATCACCGGTCCGCGCCAGTCCGGGAAAACGACCCTGTGCAAAATGGTTTTCCCTGAGATGCCCTACGCCTCCCTCGAGGACCCGGAGGAGAGGGAGTTCGCCCTCAACGACCCGCGAGGTTTCCTGGTGCGATTTCCCGACGGCGCCGTGCTCGACGAGATCCAGCGCGCACCCGACCTGCTCTCGTACATACAGGGCATCGTGGATGAACGGCAGCGACCGGGCCATTTCGTGGTCACAGGCAGCCAGAATTTCGAACTCCTTCAAACCGTCAGCCAATCCCTGGCTGGCCGTACGGCCATCGCAAGACTGCTGCCATTTTCCCTTGCGGAGATCCGCAAACTGCGACCGGCCCCCCTTTCCATGGACGAGGCCATTTACTCCGGCTCCTATCCCCGGATATTCGACAGGAAACTCGACCCCAGGGAGGCTCTCGCCTTTTACTTTGCCACCTACGTGGAGCGGGACCTGCGCCAGCTGATCAACGTCAGGGACCTGTCTGGTTTCGAGATATTTATGAAGCTCTGCGCCGCCAGGTGCGGACAACTGGTGAACCTGTCTTCACTGGGCAACGACTGTGGGGTGGCCCACAACACCGTGAAACAGTGGCTTTCGATCCTGGAAGCGAGCTACATCATCAAGCTGCTCCCACCCTACTACCGGAACCTCGGAAAGAGGCTGGTGAAGACACCCAAGATGTACTTCATCGACACAGGGCTGGCGTCGTACCTGCTTGGTATTCAAAAGGTGGACCACGTCTCGGCCCACCATCTGAAAGGTGCCCTCTTCGAAAACCTTGTCCTTTCGGAACTTATCAAGAGCCGGTTCAACAGGGGAAGAGATGACAACCTCTATTTCCTGAGGGACCGCAAAGGCAAGGAAGTAGACATTTTGCTGGATTACGGTACATCCCTGGACCTCGTGGAAGTGAAAGCTGGTCAGACCATATCTGGCAGCTTCTTTTCGGGGATCGAGTATTACCGTCGTATTTATGCGGAAACGAGAAACTGCCTGCTCGTCTATGGAGGAGCCAAGGCCCACGTCCAGGAAGGCGTGAGTGTTATCCCCTGGAAAGGACTTCCGGATCTGGATATTGAAACACATACTCCGTCATCGGATGTTTCCTTTTCAGGGGAACCTTCCAGAACCTGA
- a CDS encoding transposase: MKPKAPNHNNQDDLFRSRLDHILNRKHPLFVLADQIDWSTFDNKFGSLYSENKGRPGKPTRLMVGLHYLKHAFDESDESVVARLLENGYWQYFCGFEFFIHDLPVDPTSMTRWRQRIGPKNVEQLLSETLETAKREKHLTRQHMKRVNVDTTVQEKAI; encoded by the coding sequence ATGAAGCCAAAAGCTCCGAATCATAACAATCAGGACGACCTTTTTCGGTCGCGACTCGACCACATTCTAAATCGTAAGCATCCGCTGTTTGTGCTTGCTGATCAAATAGACTGGTCGACCTTTGATAACAAGTTTGGCAGCCTTTACTCCGAGAACAAAGGGCGCCCCGGAAAGCCGACGCGCTTAATGGTCGGCCTGCATTACCTGAAACACGCCTTCGATGAAAGCGACGAATCTGTTGTTGCTCGATTGCTGGAAAATGGTTATTGGCAATATTTTTGTGGTTTCGAATTTTTCATTCATGACCTGCCTGTGGATCCAACCTCCATGACGCGTTGGCGGCAACGGATAGGTCCGAAGAATGTGGAGCAGCTACTGAGTGAGACTCTTGAAACAGCCAAGCGGGAAAAGCATCTGACCAGGCAGCATATGAAGCGTGTCAATGTCGATACCACGGTTCAGGAGAAGGCCATT